The segment TGACCTTTATCGATTTTAAGAAAGTTTGTGTTAAGAACAATGGGCTCTGAGAGTCATTTATTGGATTGCTCAGTGTATAATCCAAAGACAGCTCTGCCCAGGGGAAACATAATGGTTTTATTCGACAACCCCAGTACACATGTTAAAAAGAAAAACATGCCTGTACTAAACGATGGACTCCCACATGAACAAATCCAAAACCTACTAATGGAGTCAAAGACCTACCTTTTACATGAAAATTGATGAGAGGTCATCCGTTTCCTTGTTTGATTGCTTTCATGCCTTTAACAGAACAATAATTAGTTGATTACATACTGGTGACAAAAACACCTAAAATCTTCTTGTCACTTCAATTATTGGGTGTGATAACTGGTTGTATACTTGCAATTTCGTACTCTCAACTCTCTAACCTGCAAAATCACTATGTCACTGTCCTGAAGAATTCCAAACACCAAATACTGATACAAAAATACTATATTAACCTTAATCAAAGTGGTGATCGTTTTCATCAAATTCCAATGATTTGATTTAAAACTACTCCACATTTACAATTAACCATGATGAGAGTCGGACTCATGCAGCTAGAATAACTGAGACCAATATGAATTGTAATTGAGAGATTATGCTAAAACAGTTATTCAGATTACAAGTTACctaccaaaatatcttgtgtttaaAAAAAAAGGTACAATCGAACATGTTAATTAGATTTCGTTATCTTTTTCATTAATGCAGGGCACTAACTCTTTACTTACCATGCAAACGTTAAGAGACAATAAACCTGACAGCTTCTTGATTTGCACAAATAATGTTGTATAAGCATGTCAAAATGCAAATGCTTTCATTTGAAATAATCTCAAATAAGTCACTTCCTCCtagaatttaaattatatattattagaaCTAAATTGATCAATTTGTATGCCTGCCATTCTTTACAGAGAGAGCCCGCTGTAGATATCTCATTTGAGAAGCAAGTTTTTTGTAGCAAATTTCTTATAAAGTAAAATGTCAATTAGTAAACCTCAAATATACCCGCTGTAGATATCTCATTTGAGAAGCAAGTTTTTTGTAGCAAATTTCTTATAAAGTAAAATGTCAATTAGTAAACCTCAAATATAAACATACTTTACTGTGACTAGAGGCAAGTGAGCATTTCCTCATCCTGTTTAGTTTTGAAATGACCCTTATATCTGTACTAATGGTTTATAAAATAGATATGAAGTAGGATGGAACTCTTTCGTGAAGTCACTTGTTTTTTGGCACTCTTGACATAGTCACAACTGATAAGTGCATGCTTTGGGCAATTATACTCATCTCCTATTGGCATCTGCTCATGGTCTAatggaatattttttttttatctacTTGATACAGTGtttttaattttcataaaaatggCTATATTTTTTAGTATCAAGTTACATAATGTTTATGCTTCCAATGTAAATTATAATTAGAGTTTCAAAAATATTGACTGTATATCATGGCATTACTATATTATCTGTCATTTGTCTGTTAGGCTATACACTGGAGCTGCCAAATTAGCATGTACAGGAAATAGTTCAGGCTTTGTTTGTTGTCAAGTGTTTAAGTTCTGGCAGCCTTCTCACTAATGGCAACTTATTGTACTCTGGTACATGGAGTAATTATATTTTACTGATTAAACACTGTTAGCAAAGACAATTGATTGTACTACTTAATACAACTAAAGCACTACATTTCTAATAAATCTGATTCATTTGAAACCAATGTTTCAGGACAAAGGATGTATCCAAGCCTGCTGTAATATTATCATGAAACTAAATCGTTATACTTCAGCACTCATGCAAAACGAACTTGAGAGGTTGAAGAATGGGTATGAGATCCAATAAGAAGGATCTACTGCCCTTTAGATTTAGACTATTCCATGCCAGTCTCACAAATGTCAGAGTTGACATATACGGTGCTGCAAGTGCATATTGGTGTCAAATATTCCCAGCCACCTACTAGTACTCCCAATCTTGATACCAAGGAAAAAATGTCTTCAGCAACCTCATAGCAGACCAGATCTTTTAATAAATATTATGTCCAGTCATTGAAAGTCTATTTGCCATGTACCTCTATCATTTCTTAAAATCTTGGTTCTTGGGACTGTTGAATTCCATATCACTTGCATAACAGATTTCATAGAGCTTCTCACTGCAACTGCATAAAGGGAAATTAGATGTAAGTAGACATGAATCTACAGGGAATCCCCTTTCTTTAGTTTATCAAGAGTTCTTTGTATTTGAATATCTCTTTCCTGAGCTCGTTTTGCTGCAGCTTCCTCATCTAGCTTTTGGATAGGTGCCCACTCTGGCCAAGCCCACCATTTCTTTTCACTTGGACTGGATTCAACCTCCCCTGCTGTATGTGGGGAAGAAGATTCTAGATTTTTCTGTGCAAGATATTCTTGTAGTTTAAATGTACCTAATTGCAGCCCTGTGCCCACTGTTGCAAACAAGAAGGCATAATAAAAGGCTCTAGGACGGCCACCTGAAATGTTTTCAAGATGATGAATTAATTTGCAATTGACATCATGAAAGGATATAAGTTAAAGATCAAGACAAAAAAAATGAACATACCTTGAATACGACCAAGAAAACCTCCACTCGCAATTCCACCAAGAACAGAATTTATGGGATCTTCAGGTTCTGCTGCACGTAATTCCCTTACAAGTTCTCGAGATCCTGCTCAGATTCAGATTATCTCAGACACTTATTGGAAGAAAAGAAATTATGTTCTTTACCACCCTTGTTGGATTTCTCATACTTAGCTTGCATTGACCTAAAATTGCTTACACTTATGAAAAGGATTTATAGGATAATATGTCTGTACATCAACCAAGCAACCTTTCTCACCACCACACATAACATCAACAAAGTTACAAACACAATTATTCTGACTCTAAGCCTGTATCCAGCAATTAAAGGCATGCCTCACAGGCCATATGGTCCATCCTAATACTTTTAGTTTTATTTTCCTTTGCCTGGCATTGTTGAAAATTAAGTGTCTCACGGGAATGGGGTCTGGGTGACATCCCTGAAGTCCCAATACCATCTACCGTGCAAGATAACAAACCCAAATATGACCCAAGGGAAATAAAAATCACACTAGAAATCAACTGAGAGTGACATCTAAGGAAGGTCCACATATCAATACATAATAGCCAATATCAATCCGGGGTAATGCCATGCTACTGTCATGGGGATATCTAATCAAAGGGAATGAACAAGGGAATCGTTACAGACCCATTCCCCCCAGTAGCTATAACCAATactaaacataaatcaatgaaaaatACTCATTAGTAAAAAGCTTAAGAAAACCAATAAAGATTGGCATATCATATGACAAACACCAAGCCTCCTCCCAACTGAACTACTTTAATGTTCTCCCACATCCACTCATTTAATAGTAAAAGGCTTAAGAAAACCAAGGATCAGTAAAAAGCTTAGTGATTCACCATATTGAGTTATGGTGGTAGCTAACTCCTTGAACATTTTAGCCAGCCATTGCACCTAACCATCATGCTTCCTATATGTATGAGTACTCTTGAAATATTCAAAAATCTCCACCGTGTCTTGTCAATTCTTATCTATGTTCCACAAATTTTCTGGGAGAGGAGGGGTTGACAGGAAAAGTTTCCAATATTGCAAAAAAATTGTCCAGATTTTTGGGTTGAAAAATACATATACATACCTATCCACATTTATAATATAATAGAAGTAAAATATAGAAGGTTAATAGCTTTTCTTTTTCAGAATTAACTTTTAGCCATAATAAAACATTCTAAAAATATCCATGAAATAAACAATGCTAAAATTAAGAATACTAAATTGAAATATCGTATAACTTATAAGCATTCATCCATCACAATGTAAAGATTTGAAATCATAAATTATAATGACAACTGTTAAGTGTAGCAATAACTTAActctcaaaatgacaaaatatgatAATTGTATCTGAGCCATCACAAAATGTTAAGCAAGAAGCAGCAAGCTCAATCATAATACAAATTCATCATTTGACTTTTTAAGTTTGTATTATATTGTTATTTTACTCCATTGTTCCATAACTTGGAGACTCCAACGAGTACTAGTGACAGCTCTGAAACTTCTATGAGTCACTAAAAAGTCTCATAAACTTCCAAAAGTTCCCAAGCCATCATTAGTGTTCTTGGGCATCCTTGACTTAAAAAAACAAGAGGAGGTTTTCTCTGAAACAGAAATTAAAGCATCCTCCTTGCTGGCTAGGGATGCCTTGTCCCAACCCCTAAGTACCCAAAAAGGCATGTTCCCAGTTTGCTGGTTAGTAGCCTTGGATCTGGGTTGGTCCAGTTTGAACCCAGTTCATGGTCTAGGTCGATCTATCTGCAGATTCAGATGAAGCGGGATAGACTGTGGATTTGTCTTAAACAAACTCAAGCGAACCTAGCAGAACCATGATGAACTTGGAGTGAACCCATcacattttagattttttttttaatttctttttgttttttcaaataatgtttggcATTTGACTTTGACTATATGGGCCAAAACAAATCCCGAACAAAGTGACTTATACAGCATTTGAAAGTCTAAAACAAACTAGTTTTATCTCATTGTGAATGCAAAACACAAAAATCATTCACTCATTGAACTTTTGATCTTGCTTTCCATCACACAAATAGAATCGAAAATTGATTGATTAAGGCTCCAAAGTGTTTGAATTGATATTCCTACATGTGTGGAAAAGCCCATTTATGACCGAAGATATCATAGAGGAGGACATTTCAAAAAGAGGTaaaaaattttggtttttcttttcctACACTACTGTTATAAAAATAaactcttttgttttgtttttattcttCTATGAATGTATCAATATGATTAATCTATTACCGAGTCAGGTTATATATATACAATTTTCAATTGTTTTTAATGTTgtgtttatcaaatttatttccgTAAGGATTACAATGGCAGCTAGTTCTATCTCCATGAGTCAATCCCACTTCAAAATTGACCTGAATTCTCCTATTtggaagtatgttgacatgataCAACTGATTCTAGGTGCTGGAGTGTTATTTGAATTTGCAATGGATGTGGTGTTCTGTGTTAGGTGTTCAAGCTCATATAGTTGGGTGAAAGCTGTGTGGCATTCCTAGACAAGGCATCAAAGCTTGTCTGTTAGGCCTAACCATTGGGTTTAACTATTTACAACCATCCAATAACTTAGACTACCTTATCCAACAATTAAATTACCACAACTAAGTTGGCATAAAATGCATTCTAAAACATGGTAGCATAACACTGTCTACATTAACCACCAAACCCCACCTCCCCCCTCACCCCCCACCCATATCATGCCTCTTCTAACTCGGACAAAATAGAAATAGTATCCCACAAGAGCTGAAAGTGAATATGTCTTTGGTGATTCAACAGCTCCAACTGATTTTGAAGAAGCTATCTCAATAGGGCGCAACCACTTGACTACTACCTGGAGTTTGTAGAAATTGTAATAACCTAGATTGAATGTGCATAAAACAAATCCAGAAATTATTgtcatcagatttccacaatccattatgtTCATAATTTGcaatttctggatttgattgtgtaagagtttttgcatcaacatttcagatcacaatctgtgatccatcatcaagatgagagagaATAGGAAGAGAAATACTACAACAATGCATACATTTATATTTCTTTAATATTATTTTCAGACACATACCATACAACTTGAAATCTACCTATCTgatacaagtaacaaatctgaaTATACTAATTTGATATATATGCCCGAATCTTGACTAGTTCCTTGAGGGTTTATGTCCCAGAGGAACTAACCAATCTGCCTGTAGACTTATGCCTTCAAGCGTTTAGAACGACTAAAAGTAGCATTACTTTTATTacgcaagtaattggtaaaaaattggatatattaacaatgagcaaacgctcaataaataggattacaaagaattacaagagggcaagtttctaaaaagaaactgccaataagatcgagcaagatcttattaagatatttacactaagtttacaatattgagcattaataataaaataataaagtattattctaataccctcccttaatgctcaatctatcaactacaccaatagaccccctgaattttacaaacctATCTGGACTGAggggtttggtgaaaatatctgttGACTGCTctgaggtaggaacatacagcaactgaatGGATTCGTCTTCAACCAACTACCGAatgtagtgacaatgaagttctatatgtttggttctttcatggaagactggattcttggcaagtttgagaactccTTGATTATCCGAAAACAAGGGAGTCGGACCTGCTTGAGATAGTTGCATATCTCCAAGCATCCggcgaagccaaactgcctcacaagctgtCTTAACAGCTCCTCATACTCTACTGCTATCgaagagagagccactgcctgctgcttcttactagtccaggtgactgcaccagatcccaaactgaacacatatcTAAAGGTTGATTTCTTGTCATCAActgaacctgcccaatctgaatctgtgaacccaCTAAGTCTAGGATCactcctagtgtaaagaagtccataatccAAGGTGCCTTTCACATAGCGCAGGACACGCTTTgctgctacccaatgatcagccctgggggctgtcatgaagcgtgagaTGTAGCTCAATGCAAAACTGAGGTCAAGTCTAGTGGCAgtgagatagatgagactgcccactagttgcctgaattgtgtttcatctacaAGAGTGAATCAAACTTGGCTGACAATTTCAGAccagtctccataggtgtggaagcaggtttgcaatcctgcattcgaaacctATCAAGCAAGTTctggcatacttagactgagaaaggaAGATGCTgctatcagtctgccaaacctcaacacccaaACAATAATGAAGAAGTCCTAAATTTGTCATATCAAAAGTGctgcacaaatcctgtttgatttctgaaatcaaatgtgctgaattcccaataatgatcaagtcatccacatagacaacaagaaagagaatatcattACCAGAGTGTTTGATATACAGATTACTGTCTGAAGGACTACGCTGAAAgccatgagcaaccaagtactgatcaatttttatgtaccatgcTCGAGCAgcctgtttaagtccatagagtgctttccgGAGTCTACACACTTGTGGTTCTGAACTGGCAACCTTGAAACCaggaggttgcgtcatgtagacttcttcctgcaattcaccattgaggaaggcactcttcacgtccatctgatggactttccaaccataCTAAGCTGCAatggcgagaagaagacgaatAGTACTCATCTTagcagtaggagcaaaagtctcctcatagtcaatgccttctcgttgtgtgaatcctcgagcaactaatctggccttatatttatctaaggtaccatgtgcatgatacttgaccttatatacccatttacagctaatgggtttcttccctgaaggaagatctaAAAGAACCTaggtgtgattcttctgaagactttgGAACTCAACATCCATTGCATGTTCCCACTCTGGAATCCCTTTGGCCTCTGCATATGTTTGAGGTTCATAGATACTGTGGATGttagccataagagcaaaattaattGTGTTTTGCTGTTTGCCCTTATTTCTAGAAtctctaccctcaatgagctcatcaggacgaagatcattgatggtcttagcccaccatttaggccgaagaGTAGATGTGCCAACATCAAGAGCAAGAGGAATAACTGGAAGAGGAAGCGGATCAGGATCAAGAGTATTGTCACTGTACCCTGTAAACATGAGCTTCTGACTCTTGGAACCCAACTTAGTGCGCTTGGCATCAGGAATCCACACATAAGctaaagagccaaaaactttcaaatggctGATCCTAGGTTTGCGACCAGACCATGCTTCCTCAAGAGTCTTATTTTTAACAGCATGAGTGGGTGACCTATTCAGAAGATAGACTACTGTGAACACTGCTTCTGCCCAATATTTCTTAGGAACGTTTCTATGTTCCATcatagacctagccatttctgtAATGGTGCGGTTACGACGTTCTACAACACCGTTttgttgaggggtgtatggtgtggttaactgacgttttatgccatgtgtatcacagaAAGTAGAGAAAGCAGAAGAACAAAACTTCCCCCCATTTtcagacctaagagtaataatagaagaACTAGACTCTTTTTCGACAaaggccttaaatttctgaaataCAGTAAACACATCTGAtttgtgcttaaggaaatacacccacattttacgactaaaatcatcaacaaatagcaAGATATACCTGCACCCAATAACAAAAgtagtattcataggaccacatacatcagcgtgGACCAGCTGCAGTACCTTAgaggctcgccatgagtcaccatccttgaacggtgTCCGGTGCTGCTTCCCAGCCTGGCAAGCTTCACAAACACGATGAttctgagtctgaatatcaggtagaCCATGTACTAAGGCTTCTCGAACAAGCTGTGCAAGATAATGAATGTTCTGGTGACCATATTGCTGATGCCAGAGactgttgatagatgaagatttagcTGCAAAGGCATGTTCAAGAGAATCGCCAATATCCACAAGTCTatatagaccatgatcctcaatgcccACAGCTACAGTAGTGCTAGAAGCACGATCAACAATCAAGCACTTATGTGTACTAAAAATGACATCCAGCTGAGGAGAATGCCGCATAATCTGACTGACAGAAAGGAGGTTAAGTTCCATACCAAGAACATAgtacacattgaggaatatgagattcctccctcCAGATTGTATCTaaacgttgcccttgccgacaacagtgTACTCTTCACCACCTCCAAAAATAACTGAATCAGTGTAGGGAGAGAACTCAACAAATTGGTCACGCCTACGAGTGAAATGacgagaagcaccagaatcaatgtACCAGGCAGAAGACTTCACATGATCTGCatgtcttttagccatgaaggcataaaaggcaaactctttctgctctgtgtgctcagcaacattggctttaggctgagaccctccctgcttccgCTGCTCGGAAGCCAATCTGGTACGACAATCTTtgatcatatgaccaaatttgtgacagtaattgcattgCACCTTCTTTTTCTTGAAACCACCCTGAGACTGAGAAGAGCCCTTCTGCTGAAAGGACTGGGATGACtgggatttgcctttatccttgtgaaaggatttggcagCAAAGGCATGTTCTGAGGAGGCTGAAGTAGCaccgctaccaaactgttgtttccaacgatcctgctgcagaagtttggtgcataactctggatatttcagatcaacattagtaGAAGTAATGTTGAGAGTCTCTATAAAGTGCTCATTCGGTTTTGGTAGACTTTTCAAAGTaatgactaccatatcctcttcctccatgtgtcgaccaatagcttcgagctgatctcgaatgtccttaatctttgtaagatgctcctgtaaggacatgcgttcatccatcataatggagaataGTTGATTCTTCAGAAAAAAGGCTCGACTCTTGTCGGACgtctcatgcaactccttcagATGCCTCCAGATATTTGCAGCTga is part of the Cryptomeria japonica chromosome 10, Sugi_1.0, whole genome shotgun sequence genome and harbors:
- the LOC131029356 gene encoding uncharacterized protein LOC131029356 → MAEEGEEKRGKFRYGPGGRPILNYEGSRGWQQRIYIPTVAAGIIGGGAGILSGILKHHGTSKLAITYAVNSAIIASCFCGSRELVRELRAAEPEDPINSVLGGIASGGFLGRIQGGRPRAFYYAFLFATVGTGLQLGTFKLQEYLAQKNLESSSPHTAGEVESSPSEKKWWAWPEWAPIQKLDEEAAAKRAQERDIQIQRTLDKLKKGDSL